From a region of the Besnoitia besnoiti strain Bb-Ger1 chromosome I, whole genome shotgun sequence genome:
- a CDS encoding ubiquitin carboxyl-terminal hydrolase UCHL3 (encoded by transcript BESB_000660), with protein sequence MVQPCRWLPLEADPLLFAQYVNALGGPVAAALEQGDEAEQRHEAHEAVLVFEDLLALEPWAAAMLKKPTVAVLLLFPITTATESARREQEAAEPGRELEKNVWFTKQTVDNACGTVALLHCIANLPREKFPLQPGGFLETFLRETASLSPEARAQRLETDVALASAHRAFETKGQSAVPAPESGVDTHFVAFVYDEKTGMLVELDGRKARPVSHGAVLGDATPPPRLEAVARDQLLLKKAVEVIQKEFVDKSPGELRFQVIAVGDAHAPPQM encoded by the exons ATGGTGCAGCCCTGCAGGTGGCTGCCGCTGGAGGCGGATCCGCTGTTGTTTGCGCAATACGTGAACGCCCTCGGAGGCCcagtcgccgcagcgcttgagcagggcgacgaagcgGAGCAGCGCCACGAGGCGCATGAAGCGGTTCTCGTCTTCGAAgacctcctcgccctcgagccttgggcggcggcgatgcTCAAGAAGCCGACGGTCGCGGTCTTGCTGCTGTTTCCCATCACCACGGCCACcgagagcgcgcggagggagcaggaggccgcggagcccggGAGAGAACTCGAGAAAAACGTCTGGTTTACCAAGCAG ACCGTCGACAACGCCTGTGGAACGGTCGCGCTGCTTCACTGCATCGCGAATCTCCCGCGCGAGAAGTTTCCGCTCCAACCCGGCGGCTTTCTCGAGACTTTCCTCC GGGAGACTGCGTCGCTttcgccggaggcgcgcgcgcagcgtctcgaGACAGACGTGGCGCTGGCGAGTGCGCATCGCGCCTTCGAAACAAAGGGTCAGTCGGCTGTCCCTGCGCCTGAGAGCGGCGTGGACACGCACTTCGTCGCTTTCGTTTACGACGAGAAAACGGGGATGCTCGTGGAGCTTGACGGTCGGAAGGCGCGTCCCGTCTCGCACGGCGCGGTGCTCGGCGacgccacgccgccgccacgcctcgaggccgtcgcgcgcgaccaGCTGCTGCTCAAGAAAGCTGTCGAGGTGATTCAGAAAGAATTCGTCGACAAGTCCCCCGGCGAACTGCGCTTCCAAGTCatcgccgtcggcgacgcccACGCCCCGCCACAGATGTAA
- a CDS encoding hypothetical protein (encoded by transcript BESB_000670): protein MRIRLHFCTHFVLDDARDAARPCARRRGSAALTDCERSSTDSGADGRGEAAPAPPSARPSQRDSSPQRMGALLLSSFASCPPPPACSCTLSRVGSTRPPLPPLSPLAPPFSLEASACLGGSPAFSLFDDSWMFLDVLCVKTIAHLKAAVLNDLAHARLAPRAIGVERPTPSVLSSLARGPAALVLRLENAVLPESQPIQVLEKGDVVTVCMYSALPATQLAALAGPRGAREGAGFSRTLAEVHDAGAERPVLSAEKKKRGRSPPRLISEHETFCSRASTSADRSRETKRGKRATSAGKTHARAGGLASQAARRCRETPTTNSSSDSNSEGESDAGDKEDSLQSRAAQVARKKPLPAASAAKTAGASRLGAAAACGALTGAPQKKPIVAYTSSDDSSSDDSSSDDSSSDDSSRDESSRDESSRNESSRNESSRGAGKPSASFSASSVAPASRQKAGAVAGTARASGASKSASQLSRESDWSSDDSETESSDEDRPAAKSRSACEGRVGRMPAVLQRAMGLAPTAGGLPPPAPPVRRLPLNRAPQPGHPPVQRSHPVRRGRVKTRALQPWLRLRFLTLEGFTPSVSAERLVRVEETDLSTKRLRLWEHRGPPHDTNNKPSKLATGGRRGGGGGSWRDWESLTGIRILKEELRDAAPAQTNGAYQASAAPASGTGAALKYQPRRLLALQKQSDEALADVGLAAREAAAENGSATCATEATRAAQADGAAAERRSQSAPSPADKTAAASPPRRAAEGEGETRWESFLLAKMEVFVSEDGSELLVRHPAAAGAFFLPLPRDLLEVCKRKQKPRSPSAAATAGSPAGLNGGADVLVQLVSPRAEGAEYAQAESNGAEGTSKDEGLVVDLAAVDVCVQNCALRILKEKLTQSRNALRRQFDFYFSPANWEKDAHLRSVAVPLPAALARKVMLRRQENKKTDEKAAQTAGEAAGDGGSEKAKKASASASSTSGDAAAPVSGVPLRDVAAFPRVFALTRDLDFIAESLLCRGGLQFVSAEQDDAGEWFLVRTQKAEEKDRVVAAAAQAEAGKEEGTADSAGARKTKSERRTRSGRRWAAAMGVVGRP from the exons ATGCGAATTAGACTCCACTTTTGCACGCACTTCGTCCTcgacgacgcccgcgacgccgcgcgtcccTGCGCGCGTAGGCGGGGGTCGGCGGCGCTCACGGACTGCGAACGATCCTCGACAGACTCCGGCGCCGACGGGCGAGGggaagctgcgcctgcgcccccAAGCGCCAGGCCCTCGCAGAGAGACTCGAGTCCGCAGAGAATGGGCGCCCTCCTGCTCTCGTCCTTCGCGAGCTGCCCTCCCCCGCCTGCCTGCTCGTgcactctctctcgcgtcggctcgacgcggcctcctctgcctcctctctcacctctcgctcctccgttttcgctggaggcgagcgcgtgcCTGGGGGGCTCGCCggctttctcgctcttcgaCGACAGCTGGATGTTTCTCGACGTGCTTTGCGTGAAGACGATTGCGCATTTGAAGGCCGCGGTGCTCAACGACTTGGCTCACGCGCGactcgccccgcgcgcgaTCGGCGTGGAGAGACCGACACCCAGCGTCTTgagcagcctcgcgcggggGCCTGCCGCCCTCGTGCTGCGCCTAGAGAACGCCGTGTTGCCTGAGAGCCAGCCGATTCAAGTTctcgagaagggcgacgtCGTGACGGTGTGTATGTATTCCGCACTCcccgcgacgcagctcgccgcgctcgccggacctcgcggcgcgcgcgagggcgccggctTCAGCAGGACCCTCGCAGAGGTACACGACGCAGGTGCCGAGCGCCCCGTTCTttcggcggagaagaagaagcgcggacgctcgccgccgcgtctcatCTCCGAGCACGAAACCTTTTGCTCGCGGGCATCTACATCCGCCGACCGGAGTCGCGAGACTAAGCGAGGAAAAAGAGCGACGAGCGCGGGAAAAACacacgcgagggcgggcggcctcgcgtctcAGGCCGCAAGGCGgtgccgcgagacgccgacgaccaattccagcagcgacagcaactccgagggagaaagcgacgccggcgacaaAGAGGACTCGCTCCagtcccgcgccgcgcaagtcgcgagaaagaagcctctgcctgcggcctccgcggcaaaaaccgccggcgcgtctcgcctcggcgcggcggcggcctgcggtgCCCTGACtggagcgccgcagaagaaaccGATTGTCGCGTACAccagcagcgacgacagcagcagcgacgacagcagcagcgatgacagcagcagcgacgacagcagccgcgatGAAAGCAGCCGCGATGAAAGCAGCCGCAATGAAAGCAGCCGCAATgaaagcagccgcggcgcaggcaaaCCGAgtgcctccttctccgcctcttctgtggcgcccgcgagccgccagaaggcaggcgcggtcgccggcaCGGCGCGTGCCTCAGGCGCGTCGAAGTCCGCATCCCAGTTGTCTCGCGAGAGCGATTGGAGCAGCGACGActcggagacagagagcagcgacgaggatCGACCTGCTGCGAAaagccgcagcgcgtgcgagggGAGAGTCGGGCGAATGCCGgcggtgctgcagcgcgccatGGGCCTTGCGCCGACCGCAGgcggcctcccccccccagcTCCCCCCGTGCGCCGGCTCCCGCTcaaccgcgcgccgcagccaggccATCCGCCCGTGCAGCGGAGTCATCCAGTGCGTCGGGGAAGAGTCAAGACCCGGGCGCTCCAGCCG tggctgcgcctgcgctttCTCACCCTCGAGGGCTTCACGCCGAGTGTGAGCGCAgagcgcctcgtccgcgttGAGGAGACGGATCTCTCCAcgaagcggctgcgcctctgggAGCACCGGGGGCCTCCCCACGACACCAACAACAAGCCCTCGAAACTCGCGaccggcggcaggcgaggcggcggcggaggctcgTGGCGGGACTGGGAGAGCCTAACGGGCATCCGCATCCTGAAAGAGGAACtccgagacgcggcgcccgcgcagacAAATGGAGCCTACCAagccagcgccgcccccgcgagtggaacgggcgccgcgctcaagtatcagccgcggcgccttctcgcgctgcagaagcagagcgacGAGGCTCTTGCGGACGTCGGACTCGCtgcccgcgaggccgccgcagagaacggCAGCGCGACTTGCGCGACCGAagcgactcgcgcggcgcaagcCGAcggagcggcagcagagaggcgttCGCAGTCGGCTCCATCTCCAGCTGACAAGACAGCGGCGgcatctccgccgcggcgtgcggcggagggggagggggagacgCGCTGGGAGAGCTTCCTGCTCGCGAAGATGGAGGTCTTTGTGAGCGAGGACGGCTCGGAGCTTCTCGTGCGGCAtcccgcggcagccggcgccttctttttgcctctgccgcgcgacCTGCTGGAGGTCTGCAAGCGTAAGCAGaagccgcggtcgccgagcgccgccgcgacggcaggcAGCCCCGCAGGCCTcaacggcggcgcggacgtcCTCGTGCAGCTCGTctccccgcgcgcggagggagcagaatacgcgcaggcggagagcaACGGCGCCGAGGGCACTTCGAAGGACGAGGGCCTTGTCGTGGATCTGGCGGCCGTGGACGTCTGCGTGCAGAACTGCGCGCTGCGGATCCTGAAGGAGAAGCTGACGCAGAGCCGCaacgcgctgcggaggcaaTTCGACTTTTACTTTTCGCCCGCCAACTgggagaaggacgcgcatCTGCGGTCAGTCGCAGtgccgctgcccgccgcactcgcgcgcaAGGTGATGCTGCGCCGGCaggaaaacaaaaaaaccgacgagaaggccgcgcagactgccggcgaggctgcgggtGACGGTggcagcgagaaggcgaagaaggcgagcgcctccgcctcgtcgacgTCGGgcgatgcggcggcgccggtctccggcgtgcctctgcgcgaCGTCGCGGCGTTTCCGCGTGTTTTCGCGCTGACGCGCGACCTCGACTTCATAGCCGAGAGTCTTCTGTGCCGCGGCGGGTTGCAATTCGTGTCTGCCGAGcaagacgacgcgggcgaatGGTTCCTTGTCCGCACACAGAAAGCCGAAGAGAAAGACCGagtcgtcgccgcagcggctcaAGCTGAAGCAGGCAAAGAGGAAGGAACCGCCGACAGCGCGGGCGCTAGAAAAACGAAGTCCGAGCGAAGAACGCGGAGCGGGAGGCGATGGGCTGCAGCCATGGGCGTCGTCGGGCGCCCCTGA
- a CDS encoding hypothetical protein (encoded by transcript BESB_000680) yields MAPPSKKQKWRRVDLSSTERHVEDLTLHERLDRLDAADELFTLDTEGCAPTENLTQRALKFVKSRSVTSKDGDWVKDSSCLASRKSPLLQVVSKTHKKQILKALKRKEAAIQNARKKSAAGSPAEQDIWGSSTAAEVGGSGRRSRVSSLLSASAAAEPPGSLAARDEEAPAGEAGGEESARESSAKRNGEAASGSEAPPPPAKKLRAASPRSPVSADSVEPSAASAASSAPASAPPATRRVLTARALKSFDRLRPLIPALQTPGDGESYNPSADAHARALLTAAVCSLEERRVHQQTGASGRTQQLLPENTEALADLLLEETEREAHESGEFNKYKRPVDAALAEAIPPEKVQELTERQKQKLLYHLVHGGGKIVFDADGMPRVAGEDEEEDGESEEGDSDASDEDAETDAPLRKPVGREKKKTQADRNRHMRFLQQQRRRAAKLSSKESRAALARLDALLKECDEDDDARNQAREAREERLKAKIEAAKRGRVKLRLGRNRFVEPPPAVALPEDLGGGSLRTMKAVRGGALVSQVASLHRRGLLDLPPTGGATAAYARRVQKDRARRLSSKKRISKK; encoded by the exons ATGGCGCCGCCCTCAAAGAAGCAAAAGTGGCGAAGAGTGGACCTGTCTTCAACCGAGCGGCACGTTGAAGACTTGACGCTGCACGAGCGACTGGACCGTCTCGATGCTGCAGACGAGCTTTTCACTCTCGATACAGAAG GCTGTGCGCCCACGGAGAACTtgacgcagcgcgcgctcAAGTTCGTGAAGAGTCGCTCAGTGACGTCGAAGGACGGCGACTGGGTGAAGGACAGCAGCTGTCTAGCGAGCCGCAAGAGTCCTTTGCTCCAGGTGGTGTCGAAGACGCACAAGAAACAGATTCTCAAGGCTCTCAAGCGAAAAGAGGCTGCCATCCAAAACGCCAGAAAG aaGTCCGCGGCGGGTTCGCCGGCTGAGCAAGACATTTGGGGCTCGTcgaccgccgcggaggtcggcggcagcgggcggcgctcgcgcgtgtcctctctgctttctgcttccgccgccgccgagcctcCAGGCagtctcgcggcgcgagacgaagaagcgccagcaggcgaggctggaggcgaggagagcgcgagggagTCGAGTGCGAAGCGGaacggagaggccgcgagtggcagcgaggcgccgccgccgccagctaagaagctccgcgcggcttctccgcggtcgccagtctctgcagactctgtggagccttctgcggcgtcggcggcgtcttctgcgcctgcctctgcgccgcccgcgacacGTCGGGTGCTGACCGCTCGCGCACTGAAGAGCTTCGATCGCCTGCGACCGCTGATTcctgcgctgcagacgccgggAGACGGAGAGTCGTACAACCCGTcggcagacgcgcatgcgcgcgcgctgctcacGGCGGCAGTGTGCAGCCTCGAAGAGAGGCGCGTTCACCAGCAGACTGGCGCCAGCGGACGCACACAGCAGCTGCTTCCAGAAAACaccgaggcgctcgccgacctcctgctggaggagaccgagcgcgaggcgcacgaaAGCGGCGAGTTCAACAAATACAAACGCCCCGTGgacgccgctctcgcagaGGCCATACCTCCAGAAAAAGTTCAGGAACTCACCGAGAGACAAAAACAAAAG CTGTTGTACCACCTCGTTCACGGCGGAGGCAAGATTGTGTTTGACGCGGACGGGATGCCTCGCGTGGctggcgaagacgaagaagaggacggcgagagcgaagaaggcgacagcgacgcgagcgacgaagacgctgaaacggacgcgccgctccgTAAACCAG tcggtcgcgaaaagaaaaagacCCAAGCCGACCGCAACCGGCACATGCgcttcctgcagcagcagcgacgg AGAGCGGCAAAACTCTCTTCCAAAGAGTCGCGggctgccctcgcgcgcctcgacgctCTGCTCAAGGAGTgcgacgaggacgatgaCGCGCGAAAtcaggcgcgcgaagcgag AGAAGAGCGGCTGAAGGCGAAGATCGAGGCTGCGAAGCGAGGCCGCGTGAAGCTCCGCCTGGGGCGA AATCGGTTCGTGGAGCCTCCCCCTGCAGTTGCGCTCCCCGAGGATCTCGGCGGTGGCAGCCTGCGCACGATGAAG GCCgtcagaggaggcgcgctcgTTAGTCAAGTCGCCTCGCTACACAGGCGTGGCCTGCTCGACCTCCCTCCGACCGgtggcgcgacggcggcgtaCGCGCGGCGTGTGCAGAAGGATCGCGCTCGGCGACTTAGCAGCAAGAAGCGGATTTCAAAAAAATAG